CTCCAAAACATCCGGATGATTGAGGAGAAGGGTCATTGCCCATTCCATTGTTGATGCTGAAGTGTCGGTTCCAGCAAGAATTAAGACCTGTATTGAAGAATTTGTGAGatgaaaaaagaagtaaaaaaacccacaaaaaacCAACATTATACACTTCAAAAACCAAGTTTCCCACAAGTATTAAACTgcacttttatttttgttttctgtgaaattttagaataaactTTGAAAATACAGCAGATACGAAAACAGCGTTTCACTCACCTGTACAAGCCCTTTAATAATGTCATCTGTGTAGTACTCTGGTTCTGTTTTTTGCAAGGATAACAGATGGTCGATCATAGAATTATTATCCACCGAACCCTTGTCATTACCACTTCTATGCTCATCAATCAAACCCTGCATGATCGCCTTTGTCTCTCTCATGATATTCTTTAGCTTCTTCTCATGGTATCCGAGCCCAGTCCATCGCAATATGGGCAAAAAATCTGCTGGATTTGATGATGCCCCAACCAGTACGACAAGCTGGCTGATAATCTCCCGAAAACGTTTAGCCTCCGTATATTCCACGTCTTCTCCGTAGTATCTCTTTCCTGCAACCATCCTCATTATAATATTAAAGGTTAGCTCTGTAAGCATGGGTCTCAGCTCTACCTTTGCAAAACCCTCCCTCGAATCTCGAGCCAGTCGGAGGAGTAGACGCTTGACTTCATCCCTGCGGATGCCTAGAAACATGTTGAGGCGATTGGAGGAGAAGATTTCCAGGGCGCTGAGGCGACGGAGGTTGCGCCAGTGGTCGCCGTATGATGCCGCCCCAATGGTGGTGTAGTTGTACCCCACGTACTTGCCGGACGCAAAGCGAGGGCGGTTGGCCAAGACGACGTCGTTCTTGGTGAAGCATTCTTCGACGGCGGAGGGAGAGGAAACGATGACCGCGAGCTGGGATCCGAATCGGAGGGAGAAGATTGGACCGTACTTTTGTGAAAGGAGTTGTAGAGATCGATGAACCGGTTGTTTGAGGAGGTGGAGATGACCTATAATCGGAACTGCAGGCGGGCTGGGTGGGAGATTCCCATATCTTCGTCTTCTTGGGAAGAAGATTCCGAAAGCAAGCAAGAGGAAGACGAAGAGAAGAGAGAGCGATGTGTGAAGGGAAGACACATCCATGGCAGTGACGCTGAAGAAGTGAAAGGAAAGGTAGGCTTAGATACAACTGCATTCCCTGGTTGTTTATGCTTTATTTATAGAATGATCAACGAGGAAGAGGACAAAGTTTTTTACCTCATGTttcaattttgatgatttcattgcttaccttaataatatttgaattatctacattaattcaaatatattttctctaATTATAACTCCAAAACCCAATTCACATTGATGTAAATATTcactcaaataaattttttaaattaatgttaaaaataaaaatttatgatttgatgTTGTTAAatactataataaaaaattttaaaaataataaattaaccatttaaataaaaaatcaataccCCAAATATGTGTCACATACAACCCAATAAGTATTTCATAAaactttacataaaatatttctaacatttcttagcaaccaaatataatttaaaactttaattactatataattactaattattttatcatcattaaattttttgttattataatgcAATctgatattttgggatatttaaaaatatgttaaattacttattttttatttcaaatatctttATCTTAATtctataaaacaagaaaaataaataattaatatttttacaaaaataaagcTGATTTATTTAGTatgtaataatattttgaaatatcaataaataaataaaaacaagctCAGTGTTTAAAtcttaaaacaataaaatatttataatgattAATTAATGAGATTAAGTTGTATTTAACCTTAAAGCAAATTAtagtaccaaaaaaataaaaaaaccatccACTATCTCTCATCCGACTTCTTTGACTCCATCCGCCCTTTCTGGCTGCCTCAATTGTCCACGAATGAACttatgaaaggaaagaaaaaacagctACTACGATTAGAGAAGGGGCCAAAAAAAACATGATGTCATGCATGAGGT
Above is a genomic segment from Vitis riparia cultivar Riparia Gloire de Montpellier isolate 1030 chromosome 7, EGFV_Vit.rip_1.0, whole genome shotgun sequence containing:
- the LOC117919383 gene encoding cytochrome P450 81Q32-like, producing MDVSSLHTSLSLLFVFLLLAFGIFFPRRRRYGNLPPSPPAVPIIGHLHLLKQPVHRSLQLLSQKYGPIFSLRFGSQLAVIVSSPSAVEECFTKNDVVLANRPRFASGKYVGYNYTTIGAASYGDHWRNLRRLSALEIFSSNRLNMFLGIRRDEVKRLLLRLARDSREGFAKVELRPMLTELTFNIIMRMVAGKRYYGEDVEYTEAKRFREIISQLVVLVGASSNPADFLPILRWTGLGYHEKKLKNIMRETKAIMQGLIDEHRSGNDKGSVDNNSMIDHLLSLQKTEPEYYTDDIIKGLVQVLILAGTDTSASTMEWAMTLLLNHPDVLEKAKAELDMHVGKDRLIEESDLPKLPYLRSIISETLRVFPVAPLLLPHMSSDDCQIGGFDIPRGTLLLVNVWALHRDPQVWEDPTSFKPERFENGERENYKLVPFGIGRRACPGAGLAQRVVGLALGSLIQCYDWKKISNTAIDTIEGKGLTMPKLQPLEAMCKAREIINEVHLN